A single window of Malus sylvestris chromosome 5, drMalSylv7.2, whole genome shotgun sequence DNA harbors:
- the LOC126623181 gene encoding pentatricopeptide repeat-containing protein At1g77360, mitochondrial → MAIKLQKCGERLGFGLMKLTRNYCSTEPTRQFSDPTKRIFKIMMSCPTLALDTALDQTGIRISPEMVEEVLMRFNNAGMVAYRFFEWAAKQRNYSHSVKAYHAMIESLAKIRQYQIMWELVNSMRAKRIQNMETFGIIMRKYARAQKVEEALYTFNVMEKYDCAPNLAAFNGLLSALCKSKNVRKAQEVFDKVKDRFEPDSKTYSILIGGWGKDPNLPKAREVFREMIDAGCNPDIVTYGIMVDVLCKAGRVDEAVDIVRGMDDSGCMPTSFIYSVLVHTYGVENRIEDAVAAFLEMERNGIRADVVVYNALIGAFCKANKFKNVYRVLNYMNSKGVTPNSRTCNIILNSLIDREETEEAFSVFRKMIKVCEPDADTYTMMIKMFCERDELKMAYKVWKYMKLKQFVPSMHTYSVLINGFCEKGNASKACVLLEEMIEKGIRPAGVTFGRLRQLLIKEGREDVLKFLNEKVNLLVKEPLFD, encoded by the coding sequence atggccataaaattacaaaaatgtggGGAAAGATTAGGTTTTGGGTTGATGAAATTGACCCGGAATTACTGTTCAACAGAACCCACTAGGCAATTTTCCGACCCAACAAAAAGAATTTTCAAAATCATGATGTCCTGCCCAACACTTGCTCTTGATACCGCCCTTGACCAAACCGGGATCCGAATTTCACCCGAAATGGTAGAGGAAGTTCTCATGAGATTCAACAATGCTGGTATGGTTGCATACCGGTTCTTTGAGTGGGCGGCAAAGCAGCGAAATTATTCGCATAGTGTTAAGGCCTACCATGCTATGATTGAATCTTTGGCCAAGATCAGGCAGTACCAGATCATGTGGGAGCTTGTGAACTCGATGAGGGCGAAGAGGATTCAGAATATGGAGACGTTTGGAATCATTATGAGGAAGTATGCCAGGGCACAGAAGGTTGAGGAAGCGCTTTATACATTTAATGTTATGGAGAAGTATGATTGTGCTCCGAATTTAGCGGCGTTCAATGGCCTGCTGAGTGCTCTGTGTAAGTCCAAGAATGTGAGGAAGGCTCAGGAGGTTTTTGATAAAGTGAAGGATCGGTTTGAGCCAGACTCAAAGACCTATAGTATATTGATTGGCGGGTGGGGGAAGGATCCGAATTTGCCTAAAGCGAGGGAGGTGTTCAGAGAAATGATTGATGCGGGTTGCAATCCTGATATAGTGACTTATGGTATCATGGTTGATGTTCTTTGTAAGGCAGGGAGGGTGGATGAAGCCGTTGATATTGTTCGGGGCATGGATGATAGTGGTTGTATGCCGACGTCCTTTATTTATAGTGTTTTGGTGCATACATATGGGGTTGAAAACAGGATTGAAGATGCTGTTGCTGCATTCTTGGAGATGGAAAGGAATGGAATAAGGGCTGATGTGGTTGTGTACAATGCCTTGATCGGCGCTTTTTGTAAGGCTAACAAGTTCAAGAACGTCTATAGGGTCTTAAACTATATGAATTCCAAAGGCGTTACTCCCAATTCGAGGACTTGCAATATCATTTTAAATAGTTTGATTGACCGTGAAGAGACTGAGGAGGCATTTAGCGTCTTCCGCAAAATGATCAAAGTATGTGAGCCAGATGCAGATACGTATACAATGATGATAAAGATGTTTTGTGAGAGAGATGAGTTGAAGATGGCCTATAAAGTCTGGAAGTACATGAAGTTGAAGCAGTTTGTCCCGAGCATGCACACGTATTCAGTCCTTATAAATGGATTTTGTGAGAAGGGAAATGCTTCAAAGGCTTGTGTCTTACTGGAAGAGATGATAGAGAAGGGGATTCGACCAGCAGGTGTGACTTTTGGGAGATTAAGGCAGTTGCTGAtaaaagaaggaagagaagaTGTGCTCAAATTTTTAAACGAAAAAGTTAATCTTCTTGTCAAGGAGCCTTTATTCGATTGA
- the LOC126623185 gene encoding ankyrin repeat domain-containing protein EMB506, chloroplastic-like, whose product MGTVSISALSGLNSISFPRDYNPFVIFNKAGVLTACSTRSGSFRFHGAQRHSKLRTFSVGSLSPTASFRTQVGTWEAPDDGSGSEDEEEEEEEEEEELGFQSEWEEEEGKGVPAAATDAAAAVDKSTTNKYEEDLVKEVEQLLGQEEIAILQKHAAPNIKKISTEKWNPIHTLALSGMVTFMDKLLEDGLDIDVVDKDGTTALHTAIIAKKEAVISHLLRKGASPHVRDKDGATPLHYAVHVGTKRIVKLLIKYKVDVNIADNDGWTPLHVAVQSRNRDIVKILLVNGADKSRRNKDGRTPLDLGLCYGKDFKTYDLTKLLKTVPMDREF is encoded by the exons ATGGGCACGGTTTCAATTTCCGCATTGTCGGGTCTAAATTCAATTTCCTTCCCCAGAGATTACAACCCGtttgtaatttttaataaaGCCGGCGTCTTGACAGCGTGTAGTACAAGGAGTGGAAGCTTTAGGTTCCATGGCGCTCAGAGGCACTCAAAGCTGAGGACTTTTTCGGTCGGTTCGTTGAGCCCGACTGCTTCGTTTCGGACCCAGGTGGGAACTTGGGAAGCACCCGACGATGGCAGCGGCAGCGAAgacgaggaggaagaagaagaagaagaagaagaagaattgggTTTCCAAAGTGAATGGGAGGAAGAAGAGGGAAAAGGTGTTCCAGCTGCTGCTActgatgctgctgctgctgttgatAAGTCCacaacaaacaagtatgaagaGGATCTTGTAAAAG AAGTTGAACAGCTCTTGGGGCAAGAAGAAATAGCAATTTTGCAAAAGCATGCGGCTCCCAACATCAAGAAAATATCAACG GAAAAATGGAACCCGATACATACACTTGCACTGTCAGGGATGGTAACTTTCATGGACAAGCTACTTGAAGATGGTTTAGATATTGACGTTGTTGATAAG GATGGTACAACTGCTCTTCATACTGCAATCATAGCCAAAAAGGAAGCTGTAATTAGTCATCTGCTAAGAAAAGGTGCAAGTCCTCATGTCAGAGACAAG GATGGCGCTACGCCacttcattacgcagtacatgtAGGCACCAAGCGGATTGTCAAGTTATTGATCAAATATAAAGTTGATGTCAATATTGCAGATAAT GATGGATGGACTCCGTTGCATGTTGCTGTTCAAAGTAGAAACAGAGACATTGTGAAAATTTTGTTAGTCAATGGTGCAGATAAGAGCAGAAGAAATAAG GATGGCAGAACTCCGCTAGATCTGGGTTTATGTTATGGGAAAGATTTCAAGACCTATGACCTCACCAAGCTACTGAAGACGGTGCCAATGGACAGAGAGTTTTAG
- the LOC126623184 gene encoding uncharacterized protein LOC126623184, with amino-acid sequence MTTQPGTNWTLLEDVALCTSWVQVTHDSITGNEMQLREMWSLIHTNYLEKMGGQRTKESMSSRWKLLSQSFSTWRDALAQASGNLRSGENLTDQELQAQAWYGAKTKSKNKTFTRFECWNIVKDCPKFRVVHVGPEVFMNSTPLHSTPEHASHDHDEDDEEVPETPPVEQASGSTRYPIRPQGKKASKRKGNASKNDYAKYMEDLARQGELNLARKMAKFEADKAREDAKAAAFERKFEADERERELLRQEREHRREERMAERDRDIMKEPLEGKSPDSKYFWKSEKADVLRRRRAREARARGDGPSTTREDYPSMTREDHPSTTNWLGDGYHPFTNP; translated from the exons atgactactcaaccaggtacgaattggacgcttcttgaagatgttgcgttgtgtactagttgggttcaagttactcatgattcgattacgggtaatgagatgcagttgcgagaaatgtggagtcttattcataccaattatcttgagaaaatgggtgggcaaagaactaaggaatcgatgtccagtcgttggaaattacttagtcaatcgtttagtacgtggagagacgccttggcacaagctagtggtaatcttcgaagtggggaaaatttaacggatcag gaacttcaagcacaagcttggtatggtgccaaaaccaaaagcaaaaataaaacaTTCACCCGGtttgaatgttggaatattgtcaaagattgtcctaaatttagagttgtgcatgtcggtccagaagttttcatgaacagcacccctctacactctacaccTGAGCATGCCTCGCATGatcatgatgaagatgatgaagaagtgcctgaaacgccccccgttgaacaagcgtcggggtcgacccgttatccaattaggcctcaaggtaagaaggcttcaaagagaaaaggtaatgcttccaagaatgattatgcaaagtatatggaagatcttgcccgccaaggtgaattgaatttggcccggaaaatggctaaatttgaggctgataaggctagagaggatgcaaaagctgcagcttttgagagaaaatttgaagctgatgagagagaaagagaactacttcggcaagaaagggaacatagaagagaagaaagaatggctgaacgagatcgtgacattatgaaggagcctttagaagggaagtctccagactctaaatatttttggaagtcagAGAAAGCGGATGTGTtgcgaaggaggcgtgcaagagaagcgagagcaagaggagatggtcctagcaccacAAGAGAAGATTATCCTAGCAtgacaagagaagatcatcctagcaccacaaattggttaggtgatgGTTATCATCCATTCACgaacccataa